In Opitutales bacterium, the DNA window ATAGGTGGGGCGTTCTCCACGAATACCCAGGTCACGCGGCGTTCCGGTAAGTTTGCCTATACCTTCGGTAGCCATAGACGGAGCAAAACCGCCGCCCTGAGAAAGAAAACCAATGGTGGAATTCTTGTAAAATCGAAGGATTTCGACGGTGAAGGGAAGTCCAGGTTCATCAAAGACATCGCCGTTTTTGAGATAATCGGTCGCTATGCTAAATACTTCGATGTGGTCTTCATCAACATCGCGGTTGAAGTAGATCTCTCCATGCTGAGAATTGAATGCAGAATTGGATGACCCGCTCTCATCGATGCTCATCATAGATTCTTCAGCTAGAAAATCTGTAAGGAGTTCACTGAACAGGAGAAGAATAAGTCCGGCATGAACAATCTGTATACCCACTTTCTTGAGCGTCCACTGGAAGCGCTGAATGTGAGCAGCGATAAGGTTGATCAATAACAATATGCCAATGGTGTAGCCACCCGGCATAGGAATGCCAAACCAGCCACCAAGGAAATCACCAAACGGCAGAGTGTCCGGATACTGCCAGAAAACGAAAAGGCTTTCAAAGTAACGTTTTTGAGTGACATGAATCCCGGTGTTTACTTGGTCTAAGGTTCCAAAGAAGACTAGCGCCATGCTGAACGACAGCAGGATGACCGTCAGACGCAGCGAAGTGAGAAGTTTGATTGCGGGATGCATCGGGAACTGGGCAATTCGCTTAAAATGACACTGTCTTTAAAAATGCCTCAAATGTCTCAGCTTCAGCCTTCAAGGCAGCAGCCGGTCCAGTCATTTTAAAAAACCACGTCTCAAGCGCCTGAGGCAAGATACCACCCAAAATGGATTGTGCAGAGCCCTCGATCATAACAATTATCATTTCGCCCGCTGGAACAGGTATCGCCTCTATAGAGTCACGAATAGCTGTGCCGTCGAGTGGAGGTAAGCCACTCTGGCGCCGCCATCGATTAACATTTGCTTCCAAGCCTCCAACGTCTCCGGGGAAGGCTGTGATGGAAAGCTCGGCATTCCCGCCGTCGTTGCTGATGAGATAAGTGCCTTTACGCATGGGGTTGGCTGGCCCCTCTCTCCAGCTTGCAGGAACCGTCCAAGTAGCTCCATCGATCGATGCGACTTGCTCCGCCATTCCGGGCATCGGTTGCATTTTATTCTCGGGTGCTGAGACAAGGGTAGGGGGTATTTGAGATGCTGACGTGGCTTCAGGCTTCTCATCTGCATAAGCATCTACTTTCTCATCAGTAGAATTATAGTTACTGTCGCCGTGAGCACCATTATCCTCATCGTGTGTGTGTATCCCGCTGAGGAATGTCATGAACGCTGCTTCGCTGGATGAGACTTGCTCGGGGCTACCTTCTAATTTGAAAAACCAGGCGCTTTGACCACCACGCAGGACAGCGATGTCAAAAGCGCGCGTATCGTTTGCTAATGCATAGCGGTTAAACGGCAGTGAATCCTGAGGTGCAGGTTTTGCCGTGCTTTGCAGCATTTCTGGCGAAAATGTTATTCCGAGCTGGCGTGCCCAGCGGGCTAGGTTTGCCGCGTCGGTGCCGCCGCCTCCGAGGCTGGATATAGCCAGTGACGCTCCAGTTGGTAAGGTGTATTTTTCATTAACCATGCGTGGGGCTGGAACTTGTTCCCAATCACTTTGAGCATCCCAATGTGGCATGCCGCTTATTTCCTCCGACGCCTGAGCCATTTCGACCTGAACGCGTTCAGGTTCTAGAGAGGCTGGCTCGATGGGCCGTTCAGCATAAGGGGAGTTGATCGGCTTATCGACTACCTTAACTTCTACCTCGGAACTGCATCCAATGAAAGATAAGGCTGTGATCGTGCTCAACGCTGTGAGTTTGGGATAGGTCATGGAGTTGGAAATAGGTTCAACCGCCGAAACCATTTACAGAGACATAGAGGGGTCAAGGGGATCCATCCGATTCATCTACGGTTATCAAAAGGCGAGCTGAACCCCATTAGATCTCGAATCAGGGCGGTCTTAGTTGGAACATCAGGAGCTCTTCGAAGTTTCAGCTTTTCAATTGACACTCATATCCGGTCTACGTGGTTTTATGAGCCTTTTAAGCGCTCAGGTGGTGAAATTGGTAGACACGCTGTCTTCAGGCGGCAGTGCTTCACGGCGTGCGGGTTCGAATCCCGCCCTGAGCACCAATACCTTCGTTGTCAGAAAAGACCTAAAAATTAGCCCAACCGCTTCATGAGCTCAGTTCTTGGCGGGATGAGAACCCGCGAAGGGTTCGGCGTAGAGAGGGGAGCGAACGGAGGAGGGACACCGCAGGTGGTCCTGGCGCAGTCAGGATGAGCTGCAAGCTCACCAATCCCGCCCTGAGCACCAGAAATCCTGGGTTTCTTAAAGAACTCTGTGATTCGCCAGGTAGGGTGACGGCGAAAGCCGTTGCCGGCCCCGATACCAACGTGTAATTCTTTGCGCTGAATCGTAGTTAATCTAGACCTTTAGTCGTCTAAGGGTTTGGGGGAGGTGTCAGCTAATAAACGTGAATTTAATGTGCCGTTTGGTGAGTCTCTATTTGATATTTTGTTGGGACAACGGTGGCTGCTTCTTAGCAGCGGAAGGCGTGGAAATATCGTGGATGCGATTCCTTAAACTCGATCGTAGTACTTTGTTGTAATCGCCTTGCGACCATCCTACGAAATGCGTCATGTCGAGGCATTTTACGCGGAATAACAGCAGGCAAAATCCCTTGTTCCGGTACCCAAGTGATTAAGTAGCTTAGCCTAGTTTTCTAAATATCCCTCACGACCCGAAACCCACAATTCGTTGTAGCGGAGTCGGGGGTGTTTCCTGTGCGCGCTCCGAGCCGATAGCGGTTACAGTATGAGCTGTGACACAGGAAGGAGCCGCCACGCATGGATTTTCGATCCGTGCGGTGCTGAGGGCCACGGGGATTGTTTGGAGAATAGTCTGTTGTCGTGTGCCAGGTTGGATCAAACCAGTCATTGCACCATTCCCAAACGTTGCCGACGACGTTGAAGAGTCCGTAAGTGTTGGGCTTGTAGGACCGAGCGGGTGCGGTCCATGCATAGCCGTCAGCGGCACTGTTATTTGTGGGGAATTTGCCCTGAAAGGTATTGCACATGAACTTACCACGCGGGACGAGATTGTCGCCCCAAGGGAAGCGTTGCTGAGAGGTGCCTCCGCGTGCTGCGTATTCCCATTCGGCTTCGGTGGGTAGCCGGACTCCGGCCCAGATACAATAGGCGAGCGCGTCACGCCATGTCACTCCGATGACAGGATAGTTCATCCGTTTTTTGATATCGCTCCCTGGGCCTTCAGGCTTTTTCCATGACGCACCTTCGACACCGAACCACCACTGCAGCCCTTTCACCGACCGTGATTCTTTCAGCTTTCGCTGCTTAGACTTCGGAAGCTGGCCAAAAAATACATAGGACCATCCGAAGCGTTCTGATTCTGTTTTATAGCCAGTGGCGTCAATAAATTCAGCGAACTCGGTGTTAGTGACTGTCGTCTGAGAGATCCAGAATGGGTCTATTTTAACTTCTCGGACGGGGCCTTCTCCATCTTGGGGCCATCCATCATCGTCTGCGCATCCCATAAGGAAATTGCCTCCTTCGAGCTTTACCATCCCATCAGTTGAACCGGAGTTGACTTGGGCGACCCCGGACATGTCTTTTATCGCTGCATCAGTGGTTGCGCCAAAGTCGAGTCCATCACGCGTTACAATTCCCTTGGCGCAGCCGCAACCTTGGCTCATTGGGTCGGCATACAGCTGTTCTGGGATATGAGGTTTGTTCGGTGATTGGTTGGCACTGTCGCAGCGATCCGATTCTGACATCCGTCAATTTGATGGCGGCGAATCAGGCAGGTCAATCAAAGGCTGCTCTAGACAATTGTCTTGAACGGGCATCCTAACCACGCCGTGATCTGATAGAGCGTGAGTACGGAGAGGGAACAGAATGGACTAGATAAGAGGAAGACTTTCCGGCTCGATATGCTACGCGCCCCGTTTCAGGGCTTTGTTCAAGAGGGCCTAATGAGTCTCGCGCTGTTGGTCGCGATCCGATATTTTGAAGGAGCTGACACGGCGAAAGCATTGATTGCCGCTTCGGGTTCCATCGGTCTTCTACTGAATCCGCTGTCATTGAGCTGGATTGCTCGCAGTGGTCAGCGTGTATCGAAAGCCGCGTCCTTTACCTTATGTTTAAGCGCCGTAGCACTCTTGTGCAGTCTCTCTGCGAAGAGCCTTTGGTTGTTTTGCCTCTGCTGTGGATTAGCTGCCATCTTCAATGTTCAGATTTTTCCGCTGATCTTGCAGATTTACACACGTAACTATCCAGCAAACGAGCGAGGTAAAAGGCTTTCGATTGCTTCAATTATTGCGGGATTTGGTGCTGCCACAGCTACCTATGGAGCGGGCAGGTTGCTCGACCTGCACATTGGTACTTATCCCATGATTTTTGTCCTGTTGGCTGCCGCAACTCTTCTCAATGCTGCTATCCTCCGGCGGATGCCTAGCGATCGCTTGGAAGTTTCAAGCGTAGGCAACCCTTGGAAGAGTGTTCAACTGGCCGTCACCGATAGAGTATTTGGCTTTATGTTATCAGCTTGGATGTTGATGGGGATTGCCAATCTGATGACTTTGCCTCTGCGGACTGAGTATATGGCCAATCCGGATTTTGCCGTGAATGCCACTAATAGCGAGATAGCGTTTATCATGGTTGGGGTCCCTGCAATTGCCCGCATGATCGCATCTCCGATTTGGGGAGCATTATTTGACAAGGTCTCGGTCATTATCGTGCGTGCGTCGGTTAACGTATTTTTTCTCCTGAGTATTGGTATCTTTTTCAACACATCCTCCCTGTTTTGGCTCGGCTTTGCCATGGCGTGCAATGGAATCGCCAATGCAGGGGGATCGATTACTTGGTCCCTTTGGGTGACAAAGCTGGCGCCAAAAGACAAAGTGGCGGCGTATATGAGCGTCCACACTGCCTCTACCGGTTTACGCGGTGTGATGAGTCCATTCCTCGGATTCTATTTACTCAGCGTATTGAGCACAGCTCAGTTGTCGTTTCTCGGTGTGAGCTTGGTTGTTTTATCTACGCTGATGTTTGTTGGTTTGGTCCGTCATCCGAGATTTCGACCTTAAGCGCTGGGTGCAATTGAAAGGACGGGGAGTTTTTCCAGTAGTCGCTCCTCGGCTCCATTGGTTGTAGCAAGTTGAGGCGCTCTGTCGCCTCGCCCCCCTATGGTGTCGATCGAAGCAACGGCCTGCGCCCCGACAGAGCGGCGCAACCAGAACAAAGGCAGTTGGGAACACGTCCCCGAAGTTTCAATTAGCCCTCCTTAAGCGCTACTTACATATTTGATGTTGATGTTGCCAGTGCGTCGATTATCCCAAGCTCATGTTCATTCGGATTTTCGTTTGTCTGCTCGGATTTATTTTCGGAGCTAATCTAATATTAGCGGATGAGGAATATTACACTTTGGTTTCCAGTGACGGGCGGGAGATTAAAGCAAAAATACTCGATATAAGTGTCAAAATGGTCGAAATCCAGAGAGAGGATGGTTCCCGATTTGATGTATGGAAAAACCAACTCTCTGACAGATCTCAGCAGCTGATTGATCGGTTAGAACATAAGCGTCTTTTTGATAACCCGGAGAACTTTGAGTTAGGCTTATCGACCCGACGAAAGTCGATAAATCGTCAAACTTTCAGTTTTTACAAGACAGTGAACGAAAGGATGCAATACCGCTTCAGGATCAATAAACCAGAATCACTCAGCATGGATGGTTTAGAGATAGAGTATAAGATCTTTGTCCAGAGGAGTTTGAACGATTTGACGCACACGATCAGCGGTAAAGAGACTCTGAATGGTGGGACGGGAGACGAGGAAATAGAGATTTTCAGCAAAATATTCAGTCTCTACTCTCGTGAGCTTTTGCCCAACTGGACCTGGACCTATTCCAAGAGCAAGTATGAGGATGAGGTCCTAGGTGCATGGATACGTCTTTATCAAGGTGATAAGCTTGTTGCCGAGAAGGCTGCCCCTAGGCGTCTAATGAGACTGGAGCGATGGCCAAGTCGAGATCAGGCTATGCCAATTCCTGCAGCTAGGGCAGTGGACTGACGGATTATAAAATACATAGCGACACATCTACTCCAAGAGCGTCGGCGAGGTGTGACACTCCTGCTCCCGTCTCAGGAAGCAGGAGTTTAATTGGTATCCGTGTGTGCGGCGCTTACTTACTCACTGCAAGGCTACTCGTTATCCAGAATAAAGGTAAAGCGCGCACTGAGGGTTGTGATTTCGCCTTGGTCTAAACTCCGATTCCAGATGGCGAAATCGTCGACTATACCCTTAAAGGCTACACCTGTGGTTTCGCCGTCTGCAAAAAGTGATGAGTCGGCGTAATTAGCTATGCTTGATTGTCCTGAATGTGCGGCGATCTGCATCGCGACACTGTTGTCAGGATCGAATTCAACCCCGTTCAGGTAGGCTTTAAATGCTCCTGAGTGAGGGCTGGCTGGGTCTTGGCCTGCATCGATGACGAGGGCGAGATGGTAGTAGACGCCTTCCTGTATGTCACCGCTTTCACGCCATGTGCCGGACCAGGTGTCTTGATCGCCAACCTCGGTGTCGAGCAGGGTGTCCCACACGCCGGCATACAGTTTTCTACCTTCGATATATGCATTAAATCCTCGGAAGTTTCCTCCAGATTCAAAGAGGACTTGTTTGCCGGGTAATGAAAGGTCTTCGGCTAAGAACCACATGCTAAAGGACCGCTTAGTTAATGTGGGGCTGAGATTCAGGGATGGTGCTGATTTGATAGACAACATGGTGGATTCAATGCCATTAGATTTCGCACCACCAGCGAACTTTCCGAGATCATCTTCGAGTGATATTCCGCCTACAGGTGTCAGGTCTAAATTAAATGTGATGTCCTGAAATGTATCATTCATCGGAGCATACATGACAATATCATCTAGCGAGATTTGACCGACTGTGGAGCCGATTTCGATTTCCTCAGGAGGGAGCCCGGCAAGTGTCCTGATCTCATTTCGACTTAGGTTGCGGTTCCAAGCTGCGAAATCATCGACGTATCCGCTGAAGGCTACTCCAGTCTGATTGCCGTCGGGGAAGAGAGTATGGTCTACATGATTTCCAAGTCCTGTTTTTCCAGGGTGGTCAGCAATCTGCATGGCGATGCTGTTTCTTTCATCGAATTCCTCACCGT includes these proteins:
- a CDS encoding MFS transporter, with translation MSTEREQNGLDKRKTFRLDMLRAPFQGFVQEGLMSLALLVAIRYFEGADTAKALIAASGSIGLLLNPLSLSWIARSGQRVSKAASFTLCLSAVALLCSLSAKSLWLFCLCCGLAAIFNVQIFPLILQIYTRNYPANERGKRLSIASIIAGFGAATATYGAGRLLDLHIGTYPMIFVLLAAATLLNAAILRRMPSDRLEVSSVGNPWKSVQLAVTDRVFGFMLSAWMLMGIANLMTLPLRTEYMANPDFAVNATNSEIAFIMVGVPAIARMIASPIWGALFDKVSVIIVRASVNVFFLLSIGIFFNTSSLFWLGFAMACNGIANAGGSITWSLWVTKLAPKDKVAAYMSVHTASTGLRGVMSPFLGFYLLSVLSTAQLSFLGVSLVVLSTLMFVGLVRHPRFRP
- a CDS encoding formylglycine-generating enzyme family protein; translation: MSQGCGCAKGIVTRDGLDFGATTDAAIKDMSGVAQVNSGSTDGMVKLEGGNFLMGCADDDGWPQDGEGPVREVKIDPFWISQTTVTNTEFAEFIDATGYKTESERFGWSYVFFGQLPKSKQRKLKESRSVKGLQWWFGVEGASWKKPEGPGSDIKKRMNYPVIGVTWRDALAYCIWAGVRLPTEAEWEYAARGGTSQQRFPWGDNLVPRGKFMCNTFQGKFPTNNSAADGYAWTAPARSYKPNTYGLFNVVGNVWEWCNDWFDPTWHTTTDYSPNNPRGPQHRTDRKSMRGGSFLCHSSYCNRYRLGARTGNTPDSATTNCGFRVVRDI
- a CDS encoding cytochrome c biogenesis protein ResB; this translates as MHPAIKLLTSLRLTVILLSFSMALVFFGTLDQVNTGIHVTQKRYFESLFVFWQYPDTLPFGDFLGGWFGIPMPGGYTIGILLLINLIAAHIQRFQWTLKKVGIQIVHAGLILLLFSELLTDFLAEESMMSIDESGSSNSAFNSQHGEIYFNRDVDEDHIEVFSIATDYLKNGDVFDEPGLPFTVEILRFYKNSTIGFLSQGGGFAPSMATEGIGKLTGTPRDLGIRGERPTYAMDDVNTESAFIRLTDRETQENLGTWLVSNVLEGNFPAQTMEFGDEQWTIGMRFRRSYFPFALELIDFRFDRYPGTEIPKNFSSEVIIKDPDNGVERNALIYMNHPLRYGGYTFYQASYDETTETTTVLQVVKNPGWLLPYVSVAMLAFGMIWQFSYHLVAFLGKRKPSVAA